In Humulus lupulus chromosome 7, drHumLupu1.1, whole genome shotgun sequence, the following are encoded in one genomic region:
- the LOC133790726 gene encoding uncharacterized protein LOC133790726 — translation MSIEFGPEPKKLRPTCSSDSSFSSEEELRHMALTPPKQKSRKRLSKQLSMCETPRDVAWERRRRQILEQEQRKNMSVVESAGDDLTDEDLNELKGCIELGFGFKEEEGQKLCGTLPALDLYFAVNRSLSPVSTPQSRASTSSSSVGQSPSFGSPRSESDSWKICSPGDNPQQVKTKLRHWAQAVACSVMQSSS, via the exons atgagTATTGAATTCGGACCGGAACCCAAAAAGCTCCGGCCAACATGCAGCAGCGACTCCAGCTTCTCGTCGGAGGAGGAGCTCCGCCACATGGCGCTGACGCCGCCGAAGCAGAAGAGCCGTAAGCGTCTGTCGAAGCAGCTCTCCATGTGCGAGACTCCACGCGACGTTGCGTGGGAGAGACGGCGGCGCCAGATTCTGGAGCAAGAGCAGAGGAAGAATATGAGCGTCGTTGAATCGGCCGGCGATGATTTGACCGACGAGGATCTTAACGAACTCAAAGGGTGTATAGAGCTTGGGTTTGGATTCAAAGAGGAAGAGGGTCAGAAGCTTTGTGGCACTTTACCGGCTCTTGATCTTTACTTCGCCGTTAACCGGTCTCTGAGTCCGGTGTCGACGCCGCAGAGTCGGGCCTCCACGTCGTCTTCTTCCGTCGGACAGTCGCCGTCGTTTGGAAGCCCTAGGAGCGAATCCGACTCATGGAAAATCTGCAGCCCcg GTGATAATCCTCAACAAGTTAAAACGAAGTTAAGGCATTGGGCTCAAGCCGTTGCTTGTTCGGTGATGCAATCGTCATCTTGA